In one window of Acidaminococcales bacterium DNA:
- the rplI gene encoding 50S ribosomal protein L9, with product MKVILRQDDKKLGKRGDVVDVSEGYARNFLLPKNLAMAATEANLNQAKQQRDAAAFRAKTQEDQALMLCSQLGKVQITVKVKVGENGKLFGSVTAKDVAEALVKETGLDIDRRKIELKEPIKKTGEYKAVAKLHPNIAAEFAVRVQEEE from the coding sequence GTGAAGGTGATTCTGCGGCAAGATGACAAAAAGCTGGGCAAACGCGGCGACGTTGTGGATGTGTCGGAAGGGTACGCCCGCAATTTCCTTTTGCCGAAAAATCTGGCCATGGCCGCCACGGAGGCCAATCTCAACCAGGCAAAGCAGCAAAGGGACGCGGCGGCATTTCGCGCGAAAACCCAGGAGGATCAGGCACTTATGCTGTGCAGCCAGCTAGGCAAAGTACAAATAACCGTCAAGGTAAAAGTCGGGGAAAACGGCAAACTTTTTGGTTCGGTTACCGCCAAGGACGTGGCGGAAGCGCTGGTTAAAGAGACCGGGCTGGATATCGACCGGCGCAAAATAGAATTGAAGGAGCCGATTAAAAAGACCGGCGAATATAAGGCCGTGGCCAAGCTACATCCGAATATAGCGGCGGAATTTGCCGTGCGCGTCCAAGAAGAGGAGTAA
- the dnaB gene encoding replicative DNA helicase, with translation MQEQRLPPQNIEAEQSVLGAMFLEKEAIDKVEHLLSPPDFYRPAHQAIYQAILNLSGKGDAADLVTVPEALRRENKLDDVGGIPYITYLANTVPTAANITFHARIVAEKAVLRRLVSAGTRIAGMGYEESGDVAATLDTAEQEIMNVGKARLGNSFVPIREIVHAAFDRIMKAHDAKGGITGTATGFVDFDKLTAGLQPADLVILAGRPSMGKTALALNIAQHVALREKKPLAFFSLEMSKEQLVQRLLCAEARIDSQKLKSGELAQDDFDRLVRAADTLSKCNIFIDETPGLTIMDLRGKARRFQREQKIELVLIDYLQLMQGRAGSENRQQEISEISRSLKALAKELNLPLIALSQLSRGVENRQSKIPMLSDLRESGSLEQDADIVAFLYREDYYNTETSNENITDLIVAKHRNGPVGKIQLYFEKRFTLFRNYGRIGEP, from the coding sequence ATGCAGGAGCAACGGCTGCCGCCGCAGAACATAGAGGCGGAACAAAGCGTCCTCGGCGCTATGTTCCTGGAAAAAGAGGCCATAGACAAGGTGGAGCATTTGCTCTCGCCGCCGGATTTTTACCGCCCGGCGCATCAGGCGATCTATCAAGCGATCCTCAATCTGTCCGGCAAAGGGGACGCGGCGGATCTGGTAACGGTGCCGGAGGCGCTGCGGCGCGAAAACAAGCTTGACGACGTGGGCGGCATACCTTATATAACCTATCTGGCCAATACCGTGCCCACGGCGGCCAACATAACCTTTCACGCGCGGATCGTGGCGGAAAAAGCCGTTTTGCGGCGGTTGGTATCGGCGGGGACGAGAATCGCCGGCATGGGCTATGAAGAAAGCGGCGACGTAGCCGCCACTTTGGATACGGCCGAACAGGAAATAATGAACGTCGGCAAAGCGCGCCTCGGCAATAGCTTTGTCCCTATCCGGGAAATAGTGCACGCCGCCTTTGACCGCATAATGAAGGCCCATGACGCTAAAGGCGGCATAACCGGCACGGCGACGGGCTTTGTTGATTTCGACAAACTTACTGCCGGCCTGCAGCCCGCCGACCTCGTCATATTGGCCGGGCGGCCGAGCATGGGCAAGACCGCCCTGGCGCTCAATATCGCCCAGCATGTCGCGCTGCGCGAAAAAAAGCCGCTTGCCTTTTTCAGCCTGGAAATGTCCAAAGAGCAGCTTGTGCAAAGGCTGCTCTGCGCGGAGGCCAGGATTGACTCGCAGAAACTTAAAAGCGGCGAACTGGCGCAGGATGATTTTGACCGGCTGGTAAGGGCGGCCGACACTTTAAGCAAGTGCAACATTTTCATTGATGAAACGCCCGGGCTCACGATCATGGACCTTAGGGGCAAAGCCCGGCGTTTCCAGCGCGAACAGAAAATAGAGCTTGTGCTTATTGATTACTTGCAGCTTATGCAGGGGCGCGCCGGCAGCGAAAACCGCCAGCAGGAGATTTCGGAAATATCCCGTTCGCTCAAGGCTTTGGCCAAGGAATTGAACCTGCCGCTGATCGCCTTGTCGCAGCTTAGCCGCGGCGTGGAGAATCGGCAGTCAAAGATCCCCATGCTCAGCGACCTGCGCGAGTCCGGCTCCCTGGAACAAGATGCCGACATTGTCGCTTTTTTGTACCGGGAGGATTATTACAATACGGAAACCAGCAACGAAAACATCACCGATTTGATTGTCGCCAAGCACCGCAACGGGCCTGTCGGCAAAATCCAGCTTTATTTTGAGAAAAGGTTCACTTTGTTCCGAAACTACGGACGGATAGGCGAGCCTTAG
- a CDS encoding DHH family phosphoesterase, with the protein MLIKNSLWREVLPSAAAVLVMAAVLAFFAPRAAAFLAAAACGALFWNAKNRQRRIESFLARRIAELTASMERADFFALSELPIAVAAFDGKGRLRWRNKACESWFPCDQALLDVEHILPGVSLEKFEQGNAETPYAREGKYYRIAYRSEFLDEAETDRLLLFYMTDVTQYENMKEKFDDSRLAVAYLQFDNYNNVLKGLSDSQRENLKAEVNKLAGAWVDEIKGVYRQYSDDMYFIVMHRKSLEEAINKKFDILDRFREIKMGNKLPVTFSLGASCADGEIAAISEKARSCLDMALGRGGDQAAVSFDGNILFFGGMTMAQEKNTRVGARSAAHVIRELMSNADAVFVAGHINEDFDSIGAAIGVAKMALTVKKPVRIINSEQGIALVKFRELAADYEEYKNILISDEEAVRTFVENSLLILVDHNRPVLCAAPGLLRRLKNKVVIDHHRRSEDFISDAALIYQEPAASSTSELVTELITYFADNVEFNRLEASILYAGILVDSKNFAVQTGARTFEAAAVLRTAGADPHMVRQLFREDVALVKCRAKLYGNMEILEGGIAISSGVLPPEGHSSLALAQVADGMLNLEGVNSSFALGQMGEEITVSARSSGRVNVQLIMEELGGGGHQTVAGVKIKKVGIDDLKAQIVELVKKQMEESEAGEGDSAAR; encoded by the coding sequence ATGCTCATAAAAAATTCTCTCTGGCGAGAAGTTTTGCCGTCTGCCGCCGCTGTTTTAGTCATGGCCGCCGTTTTGGCCTTTTTCGCCCCGCGGGCGGCGGCCTTTCTTGCGGCGGCGGCTTGCGGCGCGCTGTTTTGGAACGCCAAGAACCGCCAGAGGCGCATAGAATCCTTCCTGGCGCGGCGCATTGCCGAATTGACCGCCAGCATGGAGCGCGCCGATTTTTTTGCCTTGTCGGAGCTGCCCATAGCGGTAGCGGCCTTTGACGGCAAAGGCCGGCTGCGCTGGCGCAACAAAGCGTGCGAAAGCTGGTTTCCCTGCGACCAGGCCCTGCTGGACGTGGAGCATATATTGCCGGGCGTTTCCTTGGAAAAATTTGAGCAGGGAAACGCAGAGACGCCTTACGCGCGCGAGGGCAAATATTACCGCATCGCGTACCGCAGCGAGTTTTTGGACGAAGCCGAGACCGACCGCCTGCTGCTATTTTATATGACCGATGTTACGCAGTATGAAAACATGAAGGAAAAGTTTGACGACAGCCGCCTGGCGGTAGCGTACCTGCAGTTTGACAATTACAACAACGTCCTGAAGGGGCTAAGCGACAGCCAGAGGGAGAACCTGAAGGCCGAAGTAAACAAATTGGCCGGCGCCTGGGTGGACGAGATAAAAGGCGTTTACCGCCAATACAGCGACGACATGTATTTTATTGTCATGCACCGCAAGTCTTTGGAAGAGGCCATAAACAAAAAATTCGACATACTCGATCGCTTCCGCGAAATAAAAATGGGCAACAAGCTGCCGGTTACTTTCAGCCTCGGCGCATCCTGCGCGGACGGGGAAATCGCCGCCATCAGCGAGAAGGCCCGCTCCTGCCTTGACATGGCGCTCGGCCGCGGCGGCGATCAGGCGGCCGTGTCCTTTGACGGCAACATTCTTTTCTTTGGCGGCATGACAATGGCGCAGGAGAAAAATACCCGGGTAGGCGCGCGCAGCGCGGCGCACGTCATCAGGGAACTTATGTCCAACGCGGATGCGGTTTTCGTGGCCGGGCATATAAACGAAGATTTCGATTCGATCGGGGCGGCCATCGGCGTCGCGAAAATGGCGCTGACCGTGAAAAAGCCGGTGCGCATCATAAACAGCGAGCAGGGCATTGCCCTTGTCAAGTTCCGGGAATTGGCGGCAGATTACGAGGAATATAAAAACATCCTGATCTCCGACGAGGAAGCCGTGCGAACATTCGTTGAAAACTCCCTGCTCATCCTCGTGGACCATAACCGTCCGGTGCTCTGCGCCGCCCCCGGGCTTTTGCGGCGGCTGAAAAACAAGGTCGTCATCGACCATCACCGGCGTTCGGAGGACTTTATCTCCGACGCTGCTTTGATTTATCAGGAACCGGCGGCCTCTTCCACTTCCGAATTGGTTACCGAGCTTATTACCTATTTTGCCGACAACGTGGAATTTAACCGTTTGGAAGCCAGCATACTCTACGCCGGCATTTTGGTCGATTCAAAAAATTTCGCCGTGCAAACCGGCGCGCGCACTTTCGAGGCGGCCGCCGTCCTGCGCACGGCCGGGGCTGACCCGCACATGGTGCGCCAGCTTTTCAGGGAGGATGTCGCCTTGGTAAAATGCCGGGCCAAATTATACGGCAATATGGAGATATTGGAGGGCGGCATCGCCATATCTTCCGGCGTTTTGCCGCCGGAAGGCCATTCTTCGCTCGCGCTCGCCCAAGTGGCGGACGGCATGCTCAACTTAGAGGGCGTAAACAGCAGTTTCGCTTTGGGGCAGATGGGCGAGGAAATAACAGTCAGCGCACGCTCGTCTGGCCGGGTGAACGTGCAGCTGATCATGGAAGAGCTCGGCGGCGGCGGGCACCAGACGGTAGCCGGCGTCAAGATCAAAAAGGTGGGCATTGACGACCTGAAGGCGCAGATTGTCGAATTAGTCAAAAAACAGATGGAGGAGAGTGAGGCCGGTGAAGGTGATTCTGCGGCAAGATGA
- the rpsR gene encoding 30S ribosomal protein S18: MVRDKNKNRRVRRKVCNFCADKVEHIDYKDLNRLRRYITERGKILPRRISGCCTKHQRRLTTAIKRARNIALLPFTME; the protein is encoded by the coding sequence TTGGTTCGTGACAAAAATAAAAACAGACGGGTCAGAAGAAAAGTTTGCAACTTCTGCGCCGATAAAGTGGAGCATATCGACTATAAGGACTTGAACCGCTTGCGCCGCTACATTACCGAGCGCGGGAAGATATTGCCGCGGCGCATTTCCGGCTGTTGCACCAAACACCAGCGCCGACTTACCACGGCGATAAAGCGCGCGAGAAACATCGCGCTTTTGCCGTTCACCATGGAATAG
- a CDS encoding single-stranded DNA-binding protein, which yields MNKVILVGRLTRDPVVRVTPSNKDVATFTLAVDRFSAGPDGKKEADFVPIVVWGRLAEVCGNNLSKGQKVLVDGRMQVRNYEDKTGQKRYVTEVVAQSVEFLEWRGGQSAAGAAPAAEGLPSGGGAFGPDIYPDDDVPF from the coding sequence ATGAACAAGGTAATATTGGTCGGGCGCCTGACGAGGGACCCGGTTGTAAGGGTCACTCCCAGCAACAAGGATGTCGCTACTTTCACTTTGGCGGTGGACAGGTTTTCCGCCGGGCCGGACGGGAAGAAAGAAGCGGACTTCGTTCCCATCGTCGTTTGGGGGCGGTTGGCGGAGGTATGCGGCAACAACTTGTCCAAAGGGCAGAAGGTTTTGGTGGACGGGCGCATGCAGGTACGCAATTATGAGGACAAAACCGGGCAAAAGCGCTATGTGACCGAAGTTGTGGCGCAGTCGGTGGAATTTCTGGAATGGCGCGGCGGCCAAAGCGCCGCAGGCGCGGCGCCGGCCGCGGAGGGGCTGCCTTCCGGCGGCGGCGCTTTCGGGCCGGATATTTACCCTGACGACGATGTTCCGTTTTAA